CGCGCTTCTCCGCCTTCTCTTCGGCCTTGATCTTTTCCCACATGCCCTTGGCCGATCGGGCCTCGCGCGCCTTGGCATCGCCGAATACATGCGGATGTCGGCGGATCATCTTTGTGGTGATGCCTTGCACCACGTCGCCAAAGGCAAATTCACCGGTCTCTTCAGCCATCCGGGCGTGGTACACCACCTGCAGCAGGAGATCGCCGAGCTCTTCCTTGAGGTGGTCGATGTCGTTGCGGGCAATCGCGTCGGCGACCTCATAGGCCTCCTCGATCGTATAGGGTGCGATCGTCGCGAAATTCTGCTCGATGTCCCAGGGGCAGCCGGTTTCCGGCTCGCGCAGGGCGGCCATGATCTCGATCAGGCGGGCGATGTCTTTGGAAGGTTGCATGGGGCGATGCTATAGCCCCGTTGCCGCCCTCCCAACAATGGCCTGCTGCCGGCTGGCCTTGTCCACAACCAATTCGGCGGCAGCAGCCGACCATCGCGCGGTCCGCCGGCGGTTCCGTGCTATTGACCGGACATTCGCGCGCAGACAGGGCTTGTACATGCTGCACTTGTTACTCGTTGCAATCGGCGGCGCCATTGGAGCTGCGCTGCGTCATCTCGCCAATCTTCTGGCGCTCAGGCTGGTCGGGCCGAACTTTCCCTGGGGTACGCTGGCAATCAATGTGCTGGGATCGCTGGCGATGGGACTGTTCGTCGGACTGCTGGCCCGCCGGTTCGGCGGCTCGACCGAACTCAGGCTGTTCGTCGCAACCGGCATTCTCGGCGGCTTCACCACCTTTTCGGCATTTTCGCTCGATTTCGCCACTCTGTGGGAGCGTGGAGCGACGATTTCGGCCTTCGGCTATGCTTTTGCCAGCGTCATATCAGCCATACTGGCGCTGTTCCTGGGAATGTGGCTCGCAAGAAGCATCGGCTGATGCTATTGGGCCGCTTCGAAAAGGACGATTGAACAATGGCAGGCGTTGAACAGATCACGGTGGAAGCCGGCGAAACGGGCATGAGGCTCGATCGCTGGTTCAAGTCCCATTATCCGGGGCTCGGCTTCGGCCACCTGCAAAAGTTGCTGCGCTCGGGCCAGATCCGTGTCGATGGCGGCCGCGTCAAGGCCGACACGCGCGTCGAGCCTGGCCAGGTCATCCGCATCCCGCCACTTGAAGTCGACAAGAAGAACGACGGCCCGTTGACCGCCCGCACCATGCGCGATCAGGACGATGGCGACGTGCTGGCCAGGATGCTGATCTATGAAGACTCCAAGGTCTTCGTCTTCAACAAACCGGCCGGCCTTGCCGTCCAGGGCGGATCGGGCGTGGTGCGTCATCTCGATGACATGCTCGAAGCCTGGCGCAACAAGAAGGGCGAGAAGCCGCGTCTGGTGCATCGGCTCGACCGCGACACCTCGGGCGTGCTGGTCGTTGCGCGTACACGCCTGGCAGCAATGAAGCTCGCCGAGGCTTTCCGTGCCCGCGAGACCAAGAAGACCTATTGGGCCCTGGTCAAGGGCGCGCCACCCAAGCGCGAAGACAAGATTTCGACCTGGCTGATCAAGGAGCAGACACCCGACGGCGACCGCATGCGTGTCGCCAAGCATGGCGAAAAGGGTGCCGACCACGCCGTTTCCTATTACCGCGTGCTGGAGCAGGCCGCCCAGACCATGACCTGGCTGGAAATGGAGCCCTATACCGGCCGTACCCACCAGCTGCGCGTGCACGCCGCCTATATTGGCTGCCCGATCATTGGTGACCCCAAATATTTCGAGCATGACACCAACTGGGAATTTCCCGGTGGCCTGCAGAACAAGCTGCATCTGCATGCCCGCCGTATCGTCATTCCGCATCCCGACCAGGGCGTTATCGATGTCACCGCGCCAATGCCGCCGCATATGCGCCAGAGCTGGAACCTGATCGGCTTCGACGACGAGAGCGGGGAGCCGGCGTGACATCTGTTGCATCGTCGGGGCGCGATGCAGGCGCCCTGAAGCTCGTTCTTTTCGATTGCGACGGCACGCTGGTCGACAGCGCCGACATCATTCATGCCTCGATGGTGGCGACATTTCGTGAGGCGGGTCTGGCGGAGCCCGACAAGGCAGCGACCAAGGGTATCATCGGGCTCACGCTCGACATTGCCATCGCGACCTTGCTGAAGCGCGCTCCGGATGCCGAAAGCACAAGGCTTGCGGGACGGTACAAGGAACACTTCATCGCCTCGCGGCACCTGCCGAGCTTCAAGGAGCCGCTCTATGACGGCATCGCCGA
The nucleotide sequence above comes from Aminobacter aminovorans. Encoded proteins:
- the crcB gene encoding fluoride efflux transporter CrcB; the encoded protein is MLHLLLVAIGGAIGAALRHLANLLALRLVGPNFPWGTLAINVLGSLAMGLFVGLLARRFGGSTELRLFVATGILGGFTTFSAFSLDFATLWERGATISAFGYAFASVISAILALFLGMWLARSIG
- a CDS encoding RluA family pseudouridine synthase; the encoded protein is MAGVEQITVEAGETGMRLDRWFKSHYPGLGFGHLQKLLRSGQIRVDGGRVKADTRVEPGQVIRIPPLEVDKKNDGPLTARTMRDQDDGDVLARMLIYEDSKVFVFNKPAGLAVQGGSGVVRHLDDMLEAWRNKKGEKPRLVHRLDRDTSGVLVVARTRLAAMKLAEAFRARETKKTYWALVKGAPPKREDKISTWLIKEQTPDGDRMRVAKHGEKGADHAVSYYRVLEQAAQTMTWLEMEPYTGRTHQLRVHAAYIGCPIIGDPKYFEHDTNWEFPGGLQNKLHLHARRIVIPHPDQGVIDVTAPMPPHMRQSWNLIGFDDESGEPA